In Leishmania mexicana MHOM/GT/2001/U1103 complete genome, chromosome 24, a genomic segment contains:
- a CDS encoding putative ubiquitin-conjugating enzyme e2: MHGGGNNSGAAARLQKELVEVMMSDAEGISAYPEDDNLFRWIGSVKGVPSTPYEELEYNLLLVFPPNYPYEAPTVTFTTPCFHPNVDTRGAICLDILKEKWSAVYSVSSILLSIQNLLNNPNNESPLNNHAAQLWHDREQFTIAVRATHGGAPGA, encoded by the coding sequence atgcacggcggcggcaacaacagcggggcagcagcgcggctgcAAAAGGAACTCGTAGAGGTGATGATGAGCGATGCCGAGGGCATCTCCGCCTACCCGGAGGACGACAACCTCTTCCGCTGGATCGGCAGCGTCAAGGGCGTACCGAGCACGCCATACGAGGAGCTCGAGTACAACTTGCTGCTTGTTTTTCCACCCAACTACCCTTACGAGGCGCCCACCGTCACCTTCACGACGCCGTGCTTCCACCCGAACGTAGACACGCGTGGGGCCATCTGCCTCGACATCCTCAAGGAGAAGTGGTCGGCCGTCTACTCGGTCAGCTCAATCTTGCTGTCTATCCAGAACCTACTGAACAACCCAAACAACGAGTCACCGCTGAACAACcatgctgcgcagctctgGCACGACAGGGAGCAGTTCACCATCGCTGTACGGGCCACCCACGGTGGAGCGCCAGGCGCTTAG